One Polaribacter sp. KT25b DNA segment encodes these proteins:
- a CDS encoding outer membrane beta-barrel protein: MKRALLLFSLFISISLFSQKFTLEGVLKDQYFDVLNGATVYLQSIKDSIPIAYGITNKKGEFSLPVNAGTDTKIIFNIAYLGYKPYVKNIDVPKGGELNMGDIILSNQIEELDVITIISRAPPVLIKKDTVEYNADSFKTLPNDKVEDLLKKLPGVDIDLDGVITVNGIEVSAINVDGMKFFGEQKGDIALKNLPSNVVNKVQVTDYKTDNQKFTGEESDSGTKEINFTIKKGKNRATFGDVKLGYGTDEKYQANANIFKLIDGKQIGLIAGTNNINLSKGFNSLPDTDTSNGYIESDFIGANYTKGKWNENRINGNYRYSAQSRDFDQVSHKETFLPNLNYITDSKNSSFTDSEGHTAGADLVFILKPKKNISTKKVRLSNKMDFKNSSKESGAIVDKDSYYNNGDLVSDFNSKNESTSLSNEFKNDFSVTSVLNNKADYFNINLGTDFSKDESDSKKYSENILTSSGETIVQNQVTTSDSNNSNISFNAFLSKELFTNFRLMPRYNATINSKKTENYIYDFDKTSEEYNNFNDLLSSDSKYVTTTLKPALKLRYQYKEFRFDVEGAYTNTYRNYEDELVTARDFKADFQYFTYSGRIRYKDINGYKNISLQYDQNVDLPSVSQLQPVEDVSDITHVVVGNPLLEPGVIHNVRFLYQNNLAYNNINISGNAKAQFVKNKIINSTTTDVDLNRFTTYSNIDGDYSYSGNFAVSKSYFSRKTNINLNVRFNASYKNSLSIQNEVKFTAKTTVLRPSFSFRYAYDNKIDVSTTYSYSKNKSVYDTDEFNDNSYFVQNLDLETNVFFLKNAFFSNRVSYRYNSRVGDEFDGDAIFWNAGLGVELWDNQATLSLVAYDMLGKNNGYRRSVTETYIQDVENKILEQYFMLTFTYKFGTFAGQKINVKGVKKGGRGRSRKKF; this comes from the coding sequence ATGAAAAGAGCATTACTATTATTTTCGTTATTTATTTCTATATCATTATTTTCTCAAAAATTTACCTTAGAAGGTGTCCTAAAAGATCAATATTTTGATGTTTTAAATGGAGCAACTGTTTATTTGCAAAGTATAAAAGATAGTATTCCTATTGCATATGGTATTACAAATAAAAAAGGTGAATTTTCTTTACCTGTAAATGCAGGAACCGACACAAAAATTATTTTTAATATCGCGTATTTAGGTTATAAACCTTACGTAAAAAATATTGATGTACCCAAAGGAGGAGAATTAAATATGGGAGATATTATATTAAGTAATCAAATAGAAGAATTGGATGTTATAACTATCATTTCACGTGCGCCTCCTGTATTAATAAAAAAGGATACAGTAGAATATAATGCCGATAGTTTTAAAACTTTACCTAATGATAAGGTGGAAGATTTATTAAAAAAATTACCTGGTGTAGATATAGACTTAGATGGTGTTATAACCGTAAATGGCATAGAAGTTTCTGCTATAAATGTTGATGGAATGAAGTTTTTTGGTGAACAAAAAGGAGATATCGCTTTAAAAAACTTGCCAAGTAATGTTGTTAATAAAGTTCAGGTTACAGATTATAAAACAGATAATCAAAAATTTACAGGAGAGGAATCTGATTCTGGAACCAAAGAGATCAATTTTACAATTAAAAAAGGAAAAAACAGAGCTACTTTTGGTGATGTAAAATTAGGATATGGAACCGATGAAAAATATCAAGCAAATGCAAATATTTTTAAACTAATTGATGGAAAACAAATAGGTCTTATTGCTGGTACAAATAATATAAATTTATCAAAAGGTTTTAATTCTTTGCCAGATACAGATACTAGTAATGGGTATATTGAGTCAGATTTTATTGGTGCAAATTACACAAAAGGAAAATGGAACGAAAACAGAATAAATGGTAATTATAGATACAGTGCTCAAAGTAGAGATTTTGATCAGGTAAGTCATAAAGAAACTTTTTTGCCTAATTTAAATTATATTACAGATTCTAAGAATAGTAGTTTTACAGATTCTGAAGGTCATACTGCAGGTGCGGATTTAGTCTTTATTTTAAAACCAAAAAAGAATATTTCTACTAAAAAAGTTAGGCTATCAAACAAAATGGATTTTAAAAATTCTAGTAAAGAATCTGGTGCCATAGTAGATAAAGATTCGTATTATAATAATGGTGATTTAGTGAGCGATTTTAATTCAAAAAACGAATCGACATCTTTAAGTAATGAATTTAAAAATGATTTTAGTGTAACTTCTGTTTTAAATAATAAAGCAGATTATTTTAATATAAATTTAGGTACAGATTTTAGTAAAGATGAATCAGATAGTAAAAAGTATTCAGAAAATATACTTACAAGTAGTGGTGAAACTATTGTTCAAAATCAAGTAACTACATCAGACAGTAATAATAGTAATATTAGTTTTAATGCCTTTTTAAGTAAAGAGCTTTTCACTAATTTTAGGTTGATGCCAAGATACAACGCAACAATTAATTCTAAAAAAACAGAAAATTATATTTACGATTTTGATAAAACATCAGAAGAATATAATAATTTTAATGATCTATTAAGTTCTGATAGTAAATACGTTACAACTACATTAAAACCAGCGTTAAAATTAAGGTATCAATATAAAGAATTTCGTTTTGATGTAGAAGGTGCTTATACAAATACATATAGAAATTATGAAGACGAGTTGGTAACTGCTCGCGATTTTAAGGCAGATTTTCAATATTTTACCTATTCAGGAAGAATTCGTTATAAGGATATAAATGGATATAAAAACATTTCTTTGCAATATGATCAAAATGTAGATTTACCATCAGTAAGTCAATTACAACCTGTAGAAGATGTTAGTGATATTACTCATGTAGTTGTTGGTAATCCACTTTTAGAACCAGGAGTAATTCATAATGTAAGATTTCTTTATCAGAATAATTTAGCATATAATAACATAAATATTTCTGGAAATGCGAAAGCTCAATTTGTTAAAAATAAAATAATTAATTCTACTACTACAGATGTAGATTTAAATAGATTTACAACATATAGTAATATAGATGGAGATTATTCATACTCAGGAAATTTTGCTGTTTCGAAATCTTATTTTAGTAGAAAAACAAACATTAATTTAAATGTACGTTTTAATGCGAGTTATAAAAATAGTTTATCAATTCAAAATGAAGTAAAATTTACAGCAAAAACAACTGTATTAAGACCTTCATTTTCTTTTAGATATGCATATGATAATAAGATTGATGTAAGCACAACATATAGTTACAGTAAAAATAAGAGCGTTTATGATACCGATGAATTTAATGATAATAGCTATTTTGTGCAGAACTTAGATTTAGAAACTAATGTGTTTTTTCTTAAAAATGCATTCTTTTCTAATAGAGTTTCATATCGTTATAACAGTAGAGTTGGAGACGAATTTGATGGAGATGCTATTTTTTGGAATGCAGGTTTAGGTGTTGAATTATGGGATAATCAAGCAACACTTTCTTTGGTTGCTTATGATATGCTTGGAAAAAATAATGGTTATAGAAGATCTGTAACAGAAACATATATTCAAGATGTAGAAAATAAAATTTTAGAACAATATTTTATGCTAACCTTTACATATAAATTTGGAACTTTTGCAGGTCAAAAAATAAATGTAAAAGGAGTTAAGAAAGGTGGTAGAGGACGATCCAGAAAAAAGTTTTAA
- a CDS encoding site-specific integrase: MKKNPTIFLEQENYKKVSQLLVKFKYSDTIINLMRKIPDASWNKTLRSWQIKYSKENLDIILNTFKNITTIDDSKLPKKVLFKRDLTNNQKKLLNNFYLYLKGKRYSKSTIQTYTFFVADFVSYYTKRSLDELTNRDVELFIEKVFIERNYSISSQRQFVSALKIFIAFYPHTKINDLILERPKKSRKLPSVLSQEEVLEIIRCTQNLKHRAILTLIYSCGLRISELINLKLVDFHIERKQLIVKNGKGRKDRYISLADSFLPLLSNYYHSYKPKKYFVEGQNDGKYSAESVRQFLRKSCAKARIKKTVTPHTLRHSYATHLLENGVDIRYIQSLLGHAKPETTMIYTHVKRKDLMEIQNPLDIALQKLNKINKDKENVLLSRNI, encoded by the coding sequence ATGAAAAAAAATCCTACTATATTTTTAGAACAAGAGAATTATAAAAAAGTATCTCAACTGCTTGTAAAGTTCAAGTATAGTGATACTATAATTAATTTAATGAGAAAAATTCCTGATGCCAGTTGGAATAAAACATTAAGATCTTGGCAAATAAAATACTCTAAAGAAAATTTAGATATAATTTTAAATACTTTTAAAAATATAACCACAATTGATGATAGTAAACTTCCAAAAAAAGTGCTTTTTAAAAGAGATTTAACAAATAATCAAAAAAAACTTTTAAATAATTTTTACTTATATCTAAAAGGAAAAAGATATAGCAAAAGTACTATACAAACCTACACTTTCTTTGTTGCTGATTTTGTTAGTTATTATACAAAAAGGTCTTTAGATGAATTAACAAATAGAGATGTTGAACTCTTTATAGAAAAAGTTTTTATAGAACGAAATTATTCGATTAGTTCTCAAAGGCAGTTTGTTAGTGCATTAAAAATTTTCATAGCTTTTTATCCACATACAAAAATTAATGATTTAATTTTAGAGAGACCTAAAAAATCAAGAAAGCTTCCTAGTGTTTTATCACAAGAAGAAGTTTTAGAAATTATTAGATGCACACAAAACCTAAAACACAGAGCTATTTTAACATTAATTTACTCTTGTGGACTAAGAATTAGTGAGTTAATTAATTTAAAATTAGTAGATTTTCATATTGAAAGAAAACAATTAATTGTAAAAAATGGTAAAGGAAGAAAAGACAGATATATAAGTTTAGCTGATAGTTTTTTACCTTTATTATCTAATTATTATCATTCATACAAACCAAAAAAATACTTTGTAGAAGGTCAAAATGATGGTAAATATAGTGCCGAAAGTGTAAGACAATTTTTAAGGAAAAGTTGCGCTAAAGCTAGAATAAAAAAAACTGTCACTCCGCATACGCTAAGGCATAGTTATGCGACCCATTTATTAGAAAACGGAGTTGACATTAGATATATTCAATCTTTATTAGGACACGCAAAACCAGAAACAACAATGATTTATACTCATGTAAAGCGAAAAGATTTAATGGAAATTCAAAATCCGTTAGATATTGCTTTGCAAAAACTAAATAAGATAAATAAAGACAAGGAAAATGTTTTATTATCCCGAAATATTTAA